The following proteins are encoded in a genomic region of Gossypium hirsutum isolate 1008001.06 chromosome D05, Gossypium_hirsutum_v2.1, whole genome shotgun sequence:
- the LOC107903582 gene encoding probable disease resistance protein At4g27220, which yields MLVVKPVTRSILAKVVKGAIVRPLTRTLNYHINFDKYVKEFEDAERILVDQLKDIEAQKQEQLRYVGRMLAPEVEVWLKRARMVLNDAQYVTDEIRKGKYMLRSIVGKHVVRLTLEMKDLCEHGSFERMSSYAASSAMTSLPTTDIVGISREEEICNYLMKQEVRMLGVWGMPGLGKTTIMKHIYNKLMEGNKFSKMIWITVSEGADIRRLQNDIARILSIDLSDDEDTNVRAKKLYEELMKTGSYLLILDDVCQRISLEDVGIPKPSADNGRKIVVTTRDRKVIQKMSCKAVEVRFLSDDESFQLLLSKVGEDVLADPTIKPIMKAILKECGGLPLKIVTVASSLKGVLDRDRWVHALDQLKRSRDLLKTRYDDLAGTDKDCFLHSALYPADYAIPKEDIIEYWIEEGLVDEMESREERKSKGHACLQRILDSSLLLGADGKNIVMTSKAGRDMALSLIAKEFPCFVKAGMKLKELPNELEEALDIKKVSLMENFISKIPPEISPKSKKLTTLLLSGNALEEIPESFFTHMQALKYLDLSRNPFKILPNSISNLENLTALLLSECKNLEEVPSLSKLLALKKLNLEKTRIKEVPQGMGFLVDLRYLNLRFISCLEEIPQGLLPKLQRLQHLAIHPTLSRAKEIMELNKLENFEGRFADLQDLSKYVDFLRKQSQRTIKYFILVGKTVEYKLRSCTNSVIVKDCNTEGSHVLPWDVEEFGIEKCNNLSSLNGVSGLQEATLLKKCRIEECERLESVFSSSCPPLKSLESLVLRHLKNLNVLVAYPEPFLHAFSSLKVLFLVKCPKIKILFSTKLRLLQHLINLEQVIIWGCDQMEQIIEEEEEEEILSDATEFTFPKLKELGLWHLPELKSICSTKGVMLCKSLQKLEIWNCPKLKRIPLKLDISFENGKVFHHPPLKDIKMKSNEWKSIEWDHPDAKKALLPLVRIM from the coding sequence ATGTTGGTGGTGAAGCCAGTAACGAGATCAATTTTAGCTAAAGTGGTTAAAGGCGCCATTGTCAGACCACTTACCAGGACTCTGAATTACCACATAAATTTCGATAAATATGTGAAAGAATTCGAAGACGCTGAACGTATTTTGGTAGACCAACTGAAAGATATTGAAGCTCAAAAGCAAGAACAGCTTCGTTATGTGGGAAGAATGTTAGCGCCTGAAGTTGAAGTTTGGCTAAAACGTGCACGGATGGTTCTTAATGACGCCCAATATGTTACAGATGAGATCAGGAAAGGGAAATATATGTTGCGTTCTATTGTAGGGAAGCATGTTGTAAGACTAACTCTGGAAATGAAGGATTTGTGTGAACATGGTTCCTTTGAGAGGATGTCGTCTTATGCTGCTTCCTCTGCAATGACTTCATTGCCAACAACTGATATTGTAGGTATTTCTCGTGAAGAGGAAATTTGCAATTATTTGATGAAGCAGGAAGTTAGAATGCTTGGAGTGTGGGGGATGCCTGGACTCGGGAAAACCACCATAATGAAGCATATTTACAATAAATTGATGGAAGGcaataaatttagtaaaatgaTTTGGATAACGGTATCCGAAGGTGCTGATATCCGTAGGCTACAGAACGACATTGCACGCATATTAAGTATTGACTTGTCAGATGATGAGGATACAAATGTACGTGCAAAAAAGCTATATGAAGAGCTGATGAAAACAGGGAGCTACCTATTAATACTTGATGATGTATGCCAGAGGATTTCTCTTGAGGATGTTGGAATCCCTAAGCCATCTGCAGATAATGGACGCAAGATAGTAGTGACAACGCGTGACAGAAAGGTTATTCAAAAGATGAGTTGTAAGGCAGTCGAAGTGCGGTTTCTTTCTGATGATGAGTCCTTCCAGTTACTCTTAAGCAAAGTTGGAGAAGATGTGTTGGCTGATCCAACCATAAAACCAATTATGAAAGCTATACTTAAGGAATGCGGTGGTCTTCCGCTCAAAATTGTCACAGTAGCTAGTTCATTGAAAGGAGTACTTGATCGTGATCGTTGGGTGCATGCATTAGACCAGTTGAAAAGAAGCAGAGATTTACTGAAAACCAGATATGATGATCTAGCAGGAACAGATAAAGATTGTTTCTTACACAGTGCACTATATCCTGCAGACTATGCAATCCCAAAAGAGGATATTATTGAATATTGGATAGAAGAAGGACTTGTAGATGAAATGGAGAGCAGAGAAGAAAGGAAGAGTAAGGGCCATGCTTGTTTGCAAAGGATTTTAGACAGTAGCTTGCTACTAGGGGCCGATGGCAAGAACATTGTAATGACGAGTAAAGCCGGGAGAGATATGGCACTATCTTTGATAGCAAAAGAGTTTCCGTGTTTTGTGAAAGCTGGTATGAAATTGAAGGAGCTACCAAATGAACTAGAAGAGGCTCTAGATATAAAGAAGGTTTCCTTGATGGAGAATTTCATATCTAAAATACCTCCAGAAATTTCTCCAAAGAGTAAAAAGCTCACGACCTTGTTATTGTCAGGTAATGCCTTGGAAGAAATCCCTGAATCTTTCTTCACCCATATGCAAGCACTCAAGTATCTTGACCTTTCGAGAAATCCATTCAAAATTTTGCCAAATTCCATCTCAAATTTGGAGAATCTGACTGCATTACTTCTTTCGGAATGCAAAAATTTAGAGGAGGTTCCATCTTTATCAAAACTTCTAGCTTTAAAGAAGTTGAACCTTGAAAAAACAAGAATCAAAGAGGTTCCTCAAGGTATGGGATTCTTGGTAGATCTAAGGTATCTCAATCTTAGATTCATCTCGTGTTTAGAAGAGATCCCGCAAGGTCTTTTGCCGAAACTCCAACGTCTTCAACACTTGGCAATACATCCAACACTGTCAAGAGCAAAGGAGATAATGGAATTGAACAAGTTGGAAAATTTTGAAGGTAGGTTTGCTGATCTGCAAGACCTAAGCAAATATGTTGACTTTCTTCGGAAACAAAGTCAAAGGACCATCAAGTACTTCATTTTGGTGGGCAAGACTGTTGAGTATAAGTTACGTTCTTGTACCAACTCTGTCATAGTAAAAGATTGTAACACCGAAGGCAGTCATGTGCTTCCTTGGGATGTCGAGGAATTCGGAATTGAGAAGTGCAATAACTTGAGCAGCTTAAATGGAGTTTCTGGACTGCAAGAGGCAACCCTTTTGAAAAAATGCAGAATTGAGGAATGTGAAAGACTGGAATCTGTTTTTTCCTCTAGCTGTCCACCACTTAAAAGCCTCGAGTCCCTAGTTCTTCGGCATTTGAAGAATCTGAATGTCCTAGTTGCATATCCAGAACCATTCCTCCATGCCTTTTCCTCTCTTAAAGTACTTTTCTTAGTTAAATGTCCGAAAATAAAGATTCTGTTCTCAACTAAGCTGCGGCTGCTACAACATCTCATCAACTTGGAACAAGTCATTATTTGGGGTTGTGATCAAATGGAGCAAataatagaagaagaagaagaagaagaaatcctTAGCGATGCCACTGAATTTACCTTTCCAAAATTAAAGGAACTGGGATTATGGCATCTACCAGAATTGAAGAGCATTTGCAGCACCAAAGGAGTAATGCTTTGTAAATCTCTCCAAAAGCTAGAGATATGGAATTGTCCCAAGTTAAAGAGGATTCCTCTGAAGCTGGATATTTCCTTTGAGAATGGCAAAGTATTTCACCATCCTCCTCTAAAAGACATCAAGATGAAATCAAATGAATGGAAATCCATCGAGTGGGACCATCCCGATGCTAAAAAAGCCCTTTTACCATTAGTGAGGATCATGTAG
- the LOC107902237 gene encoding disease resistance protein At4g27190 isoform X1: MFDAGGGEQDWSLGMGGVGKTTIMKHIHNDLLKEQRFERVIWVTISKEFNVMKVQDNIASALKAKEYLDKEEDKVRRAAILSEMLKNAGKHVLILDDVWDKVSLEEVGIPKASGGNGCKLVLTTRSEHVCKYTGCKVIKVRPLSEEEALILFLSKVGPNIVQCPTIMPTLKLVVKECAGLPLTIVVVAGTMKGEYNPRIWKNALKDLKERIGKVEGVEAEVIERLKFSFDHLKDEKVKDCFLYCALYPEDYEIRKVELIECWIAEIFIDEMDTRQEMEDKGLTILKRLEDNCLLENNTTQFGLNGIKMHDAVRDMALSITRMNPRYMIQAGLQLEELPEKGQWSPDIEKVSLMYNSISEISIDVLPTKCQLLTTLLLQHNPIKKIPYSFFINMPCLCVLNLSYTEIESLPNSISELKNLTILLLCDCEELRDLPCLSMLQELKKLDLSWTKIEEVPEGMDMLIKLRYLDLRVHTLKEIPAGLLPKLVHLQHLGFYENNEKTSLKAEELEPLMKLECFTGRFEDINEFNKFISSMKQSKKNLIKYHLQVGSSFMLATRDKTVTIGGVQNWEGESIMHPIEIQQLNISSCNYLRNLVDDNSSFKKVIGLRVWVCEGIECVVSLSSFASSSTHPFQSLEVLDLGDLLKLSALIMKDAGIGSATTSTSAPSATFSHLKEIRIYKCSGMKTLLPHWLLPNLQSLEEIHVGACSQLVEILGAATSKVEERGSDALIKFHLSKLRVLRLNKLPNLKSICSKSGVMVCDSLQVIKVFGDCDKLKRIPPFVPVVGNGQPFVYAPPSLTITSDTEWWESLEWDDHPNFKNVLQPLWKLLSYPSYPTYPRCWRLL; encoded by the exons ATGTTTGATGCAGGAGGAGGTGAGCAAGATTGGAGTTTGGGGATGGGCGGTGTGGGTAAAACCACTATCATGAAGCACATCCACAATGATCTTTTGAAAGAACAAAGATTCGAAAGGGTAATCTGGGTTACCATATCAAAGGAGTTCAATGTAATGAAGGTACAAGATAATATTGCAAGTGCGTTGAAGGCGAAGGAATATTTAGACAAAGAAGAGGACAAGGTCAGACGAGCAGCAATCTTGTCAGAAATGCTGAAGAACGCAGGAAAGCATGTTCTAATCCTAGATGATGTGTGGGATAAAGTCTCTCTAGAGGAAGTTGGGATCCCCAAGGCAAGTGGCGGCAATGGCTGCAAGTTGGTGTTGACAACTCGTTCGGAGCATGTCTGTAAGTATACGGGTTGTAAGGTGATAAAAGTGAGGCCCCTTTCAGAAGAAGAGGCATTGATACTATTCTTGAGTAAAGTTGGACCTAACATAGTTCAATGTCCAACTATAATGCCAACTCTGAAGCTTGTTGTCAAGGAATGTGCGGGTCTACCTCTTACAATTGTCGTGGTAGCTGGTACCATGAAAGGAGAATATAACCCTCGTATTTGGAAAAATGCACTCAAAGATTTGAAAGAGAGAATAGGGAAAGTGGAAGGAGTGGAAGCTGAGGTAATCGAGCGCTTGAAATTCAGTTTCGATCACTTGAAAGATGAGAAAGTAAAAGATTGCTTCTTGTATTGTGCATTATATCCTGAAGATTATGAAATTCGTAAGGTTGAACTAATCGAGTGTTGGATTGCTGAGATATTCATAGACGAGATGGACACAAGACAAGAAATGGAAGATAAAGGCCTTACTATTTTGAAAAGGTTGGAAGATAACTGCTTGTTGGAAAATAATACCACTCAATTTGGtttaaatggtataaagatgCATGATGCAGTGAGAGACATGGCATTGTCGATCACAAGAATGAATCCTCGATATATGATACAAGCAGGTTTGCAATTAGAAGAGTTACCAGAAAAGGGGCAATGGAGTCCGGATATTGAGAAAGTGTCACTTATGTATAACTCCATATCAGAAATTTCCATAGATGTGCTGCCCACAAAATGTCAACTGCTCACAACCTTGTTATTGCAGCATAACCCTATAAAGAAGATTCCATATTCTTTCTTCATAAACATGCCCTGTCTTTGTGTCCTAAATTTGTCCTATACAGAGATCGAGAGTTTACCAAATTCCATCTCTGAACTAAAGAACCTCACAATATTGTTGCTTTGTGATTGTGAAGAATTAAGAGATCTACCATGTCTTTCGATGCTTCAAGAATTGAAGAAGTTGGATCTAAGTTGGACTAAAATTGAGGAAGTCCCTGAAGGAATGGATATGCTGATAAAGCTAAGATATCTTGATCTTAGAGTGCACACTCTGAAAGAGATACCCGCTGGACTTTTACCAAAACTCGTTCACCTTCAGCACTTGGGTTTTTATGAGAACAATGAAAAAACAAGTCTAAAAGCAGAGGAGTTGGAACCATTGATGAAGTTGGAGTGCTTTACCGGACGTTTCGAAGATATCAATGAATTCAATAAGTTCATCTCCTCAATGAAACAAAGTAAGAAAAATCTCATCAAGTACCATTTACAGGTGGGCTCATCTTTTATGCTTGCTACAAGAGATAAAACAGTAACAATTGGAGGAGTCCAGAATTGGGAAGGTGAGTCAATTATGCACCCAATTGAAATTCAACAGTTGAATATTTCAAGTTGCAACTATTTGAGAAACTTAGTCGATGATAATTCTTCCTTCAAAAAAGTGATTGGCTTGAGGGTTTGGGTTTGTGAAGGGATAGAGTGTGTTGTTTCCCTGTCCTCTTTTGCCTCTTCTTCCACTCATCCATTTCAAAGCCTCGAGGTGTTAGATCTTGGAGATCTGCTAAAGTTGAGTGCCCTTATTATGAAAGATGCAGGAATTGGTTCAGCAACAACATCAACATCGGCTCCGTCTGCCACCTTTTCCCATCTTAAGGAAATTAGGATATACAAATGCTCAGGTATGAAGACGTTGCTTCCACATTGGTTGCTTCCAAACCTCCAAAGCCTGGAAGAAATACATGTGGGTGCTTGTAGTCAGCTAGTAGAAATATTGGGAGCAGCAACATCAAAAGTTGAAGAAAGAGGGAGTGATGCATTAATCAAATTCCATCTTTCCAAATTGAGAGTATTGAGACTAAATAAGTTACCAAATTTGAAGAGCATATGCAGCAAAAGTGGAGTGATGGTTTGTGATTCTCTCCAAGTTATCAAAGTTTTTGGAGATTGTGATAAACTGAAGAgaattcctccatttgttcccGTTGTTGGCAATGGGCAGCCATTTGTATATGCTCCACCTTCTCTTACAATCACGTCAGACACAGAATGGTGGGAATCGTTGGAGTGGGATGATCATCCAAACTTTAAAAATGTTCTTCAACCCCTTTGGAAGCTTTTAAG TTATCCAAGTTATCCAACTTATCCAAGATGCTGGAGACTGTTATAA
- the LOC107902237 gene encoding disease resistance protein At4g27190 isoform X2, with protein MFDAGGGEQDWSLGMGGVGKTTIMKHIHNDLLKEQRFERVIWVTISKEFNVMKVQDNIASALKAKEYLDKEEDKVRRAAILSEMLKNAGKHVLILDDVWDKVSLEEVGIPKASGGNGCKLVLTTRSEHVCKYTGCKVIKVRPLSEEEALILFLSKVGPNIVQCPTIMPTLKLVVKECAGLPLTIVVVAGTMKGEYNPRIWKNALKDLKERIGKVEGVEAEVIERLKFSFDHLKDEKVKDCFLYCALYPEDYEIRKVELIECWIAEIFIDEMDTRQEMEDKGLTILKRLEDNCLLENNTTQFGLNGIKMHDAVRDMALSITRMNPRYMIQAGLQLEELPEKGQWSPDIEKVSLMYNSISEISIDVLPTKCQLLTTLLLQHNPIKKIPYSFFINMPCLCVLNLSYTEIESLPNSISELKNLTILLLCDCEELRDLPCLSMLQELKKLDLSWTKIEEVPEGMDMLIKLRYLDLRVHTLKEIPAGLLPKLVHLQHLGFYENNEKTSLKAEELEPLMKLECFTGRFEDINEFNKFISSMKQSKKNLIKYHLQVGSSFMLATRDKTVTIGGVQNWEGESIMHPIEIQQLNISSCNYLRNLVDDNSSFKKVIGLRVWVCEGIECVVSLSSFASSSTHPFQSLEVLDLGDLLKLSALIMKDAGIGSATTSTSAPSATFSHLKEIRIYKCSGMKTLLPHWLLPNLQSLEEIHVGACSQLVEILGAATSKVEERGSDALIKFHLSKLRVLRLNKLPNLKSICSKSGVMVCDSLQVIKVFGDCDKLKRIPPFVPVVGNGQPFVYAPPSLTITSDTEWWESLEWDDHPNFKNVLQPLWKLLSYPTYPRCWRLL; from the exons ATGTTTGATGCAGGAGGAGGTGAGCAAGATTGGAGTTTGGGGATGGGCGGTGTGGGTAAAACCACTATCATGAAGCACATCCACAATGATCTTTTGAAAGAACAAAGATTCGAAAGGGTAATCTGGGTTACCATATCAAAGGAGTTCAATGTAATGAAGGTACAAGATAATATTGCAAGTGCGTTGAAGGCGAAGGAATATTTAGACAAAGAAGAGGACAAGGTCAGACGAGCAGCAATCTTGTCAGAAATGCTGAAGAACGCAGGAAAGCATGTTCTAATCCTAGATGATGTGTGGGATAAAGTCTCTCTAGAGGAAGTTGGGATCCCCAAGGCAAGTGGCGGCAATGGCTGCAAGTTGGTGTTGACAACTCGTTCGGAGCATGTCTGTAAGTATACGGGTTGTAAGGTGATAAAAGTGAGGCCCCTTTCAGAAGAAGAGGCATTGATACTATTCTTGAGTAAAGTTGGACCTAACATAGTTCAATGTCCAACTATAATGCCAACTCTGAAGCTTGTTGTCAAGGAATGTGCGGGTCTACCTCTTACAATTGTCGTGGTAGCTGGTACCATGAAAGGAGAATATAACCCTCGTATTTGGAAAAATGCACTCAAAGATTTGAAAGAGAGAATAGGGAAAGTGGAAGGAGTGGAAGCTGAGGTAATCGAGCGCTTGAAATTCAGTTTCGATCACTTGAAAGATGAGAAAGTAAAAGATTGCTTCTTGTATTGTGCATTATATCCTGAAGATTATGAAATTCGTAAGGTTGAACTAATCGAGTGTTGGATTGCTGAGATATTCATAGACGAGATGGACACAAGACAAGAAATGGAAGATAAAGGCCTTACTATTTTGAAAAGGTTGGAAGATAACTGCTTGTTGGAAAATAATACCACTCAATTTGGtttaaatggtataaagatgCATGATGCAGTGAGAGACATGGCATTGTCGATCACAAGAATGAATCCTCGATATATGATACAAGCAGGTTTGCAATTAGAAGAGTTACCAGAAAAGGGGCAATGGAGTCCGGATATTGAGAAAGTGTCACTTATGTATAACTCCATATCAGAAATTTCCATAGATGTGCTGCCCACAAAATGTCAACTGCTCACAACCTTGTTATTGCAGCATAACCCTATAAAGAAGATTCCATATTCTTTCTTCATAAACATGCCCTGTCTTTGTGTCCTAAATTTGTCCTATACAGAGATCGAGAGTTTACCAAATTCCATCTCTGAACTAAAGAACCTCACAATATTGTTGCTTTGTGATTGTGAAGAATTAAGAGATCTACCATGTCTTTCGATGCTTCAAGAATTGAAGAAGTTGGATCTAAGTTGGACTAAAATTGAGGAAGTCCCTGAAGGAATGGATATGCTGATAAAGCTAAGATATCTTGATCTTAGAGTGCACACTCTGAAAGAGATACCCGCTGGACTTTTACCAAAACTCGTTCACCTTCAGCACTTGGGTTTTTATGAGAACAATGAAAAAACAAGTCTAAAAGCAGAGGAGTTGGAACCATTGATGAAGTTGGAGTGCTTTACCGGACGTTTCGAAGATATCAATGAATTCAATAAGTTCATCTCCTCAATGAAACAAAGTAAGAAAAATCTCATCAAGTACCATTTACAGGTGGGCTCATCTTTTATGCTTGCTACAAGAGATAAAACAGTAACAATTGGAGGAGTCCAGAATTGGGAAGGTGAGTCAATTATGCACCCAATTGAAATTCAACAGTTGAATATTTCAAGTTGCAACTATTTGAGAAACTTAGTCGATGATAATTCTTCCTTCAAAAAAGTGATTGGCTTGAGGGTTTGGGTTTGTGAAGGGATAGAGTGTGTTGTTTCCCTGTCCTCTTTTGCCTCTTCTTCCACTCATCCATTTCAAAGCCTCGAGGTGTTAGATCTTGGAGATCTGCTAAAGTTGAGTGCCCTTATTATGAAAGATGCAGGAATTGGTTCAGCAACAACATCAACATCGGCTCCGTCTGCCACCTTTTCCCATCTTAAGGAAATTAGGATATACAAATGCTCAGGTATGAAGACGTTGCTTCCACATTGGTTGCTTCCAAACCTCCAAAGCCTGGAAGAAATACATGTGGGTGCTTGTAGTCAGCTAGTAGAAATATTGGGAGCAGCAACATCAAAAGTTGAAGAAAGAGGGAGTGATGCATTAATCAAATTCCATCTTTCCAAATTGAGAGTATTGAGACTAAATAAGTTACCAAATTTGAAGAGCATATGCAGCAAAAGTGGAGTGATGGTTTGTGATTCTCTCCAAGTTATCAAAGTTTTTGGAGATTGTGATAAACTGAAGAgaattcctccatttgttcccGTTGTTGGCAATGGGCAGCCATTTGTATATGCTCCACCTTCTCTTACAATCACGTCAGACACAGAATGGTGGGAATCGTTGGAGTGGGATGATCATCCAAACTTTAAAAATGTTCTTCAACCCCTTTGGAAGCTTTTAAG TTATCCAACTTATCCAAGATGCTGGAGACTGTTATAA